A stretch of the Acidobacteriota bacterium genome encodes the following:
- a CDS encoding ABC transporter ATP-binding protein produces the protein MLELRGITKKYSSIPVVNRVSFSVKPYEVLGYLGPNGAGKTTTVKMLAGLIEPTDGEIYFQGKNIKENMYEYKKRIGYVPEQSEIYPHLSAYEYLQLVGRLHQISEKILEEKIRGFMELFQLEYDMHFPISSYSKGMRQKVLISSALLHNPDILLFDEPLSGLDVTTVQILRELIIRLAFEGKIIIYCSHILEIVEKVCSKVIIINKGCIVANDSVENLRTLMELPSLVEIFNQLVPEEDTEKIAKGIVEVMKHKS, from the coding sequence ATGCTTGAATTAAGAGGGATTACCAAAAAATACTCTTCGATTCCTGTTGTAAATCGAGTTAGTTTTTCTGTGAAGCCTTATGAAGTTTTAGGATATTTAGGACCAAACGGAGCCGGGAAAACAACCACAGTTAAAATGCTCGCTGGGTTGATTGAACCAACTGATGGAGAAATATATTTTCAGGGCAAAAATATCAAGGAAAATATGTATGAGTACAAAAAAAGAATAGGCTATGTTCCAGAACAGTCGGAGATTTACCCTCATCTTAGTGCTTATGAATACCTCCAGCTGGTTGGAAGGCTTCATCAAATTTCTGAGAAAATTTTAGAAGAAAAAATTAGAGGTTTTATGGAGCTTTTTCAACTCGAATATGATATGCATTTTCCAATCTCCTCATATTCAAAGGGGATGAGACAGAAAGTTTTAATATCCTCTGCCCTGCTTCATAATCCTGACATTTTACTCTTTGATGAACCCCTATCAGGTTTGGATGTGACAACAGTTCAGATTCTAAGAGAGCTTATCATCAGGCTGGCCTTTGAGGGTAAAATAATCATATATTGTTCTCATATTTTAGAGATTGTAGAGAAGGTGTGTTCAAAGGTCATTATTATTAATAAGGGATGCATTGTTGCAAATGATTCTGTTGAGAATTTAAGAACTCTGATGGAACTTCCTTCTTTGGTTGAGATTTTTAATCAACTGGTTCCTGAAGAAGATACAGAAAAGATTGCAAAGGGTATTGTGGAAGTTATGAAACATAAATCTTAA